A genomic stretch from Desulfohalobium retbaense DSM 5692 includes:
- a CDS encoding PAS domain S-box protein yields the protein MRHFWHFLRHSLFAKIILSAGATLLAGCLLLILLHTRYHKHVVFDFVHTGGERLSTTIKQGTHYAMMLNSREDIAQTIANISKQEAITAIRIFNKQGAIKYSSHPGEVDTHVARTAPVCSSCHHNGGLKPDSDISQRTRILPATENTPRRMGIVTPIENQPSCSQASCHVHPATDNVLGILEVVMSLKNTDQELASFNQRTLLFGTLVFALTGVAIFWTIYRFVKRPVRDLIRYTRRISSGAPPTAILSLDQSDEIGELASAVSTMHEKINEKHKELLHQKEEYQTLFDHVPCIVTVQDRNFQLISYNREFSDKFNPSAGDFCFRAYKGRHEKCPDCPVERTFADGCSHSSEESVVRDGQEVHWLVTTSPICDAEGRIVAAMEMCLDITPRKRLERQLAMSEKKYHAIFNNIPNPVFVLDPEKLFILDCNDSVQAVYGYTREEILNRPFADLFFDDDRDHYLPRLHECLVINQARQQTKDKRRIFVTIRVSPSQYPGQQVLLVTTSDITKRLEAEQQLIQASKMATLGEMATGVAHELNQPLSVIKTASTFFVRKIDKNEPIAPETLASMAREIDGHVDRATKIINHMREFGHKSEHKLYPVQVNTVLQRAFEIFSQQLKLRQIEISWNLETALPHIQADPDRLEQVFINLLINARDAIETRHASAPEKAEKRITLASRFADDQVQVCITDSGIGIAPGDRDKIFEPFYTTKEVGKGTGLGLSISYGIIQECGGRITVFSHGPGHGATFSLHFPPHPTSA from the coding sequence ATGCGCCATTTCTGGCATTTTTTGCGCCATTCCCTTTTCGCCAAGATCATTCTCTCCGCCGGAGCGACCCTCCTGGCCGGTTGCCTATTACTTATTCTCCTGCACACCAGATACCACAAACATGTGGTTTTCGACTTTGTTCACACCGGCGGCGAGCGGTTGTCCACCACGATCAAACAGGGCACCCACTACGCCATGATGCTCAATTCCCGGGAGGATATTGCACAGACGATCGCCAATATCAGCAAGCAGGAGGCGATAACCGCCATCCGTATTTTCAATAAACAGGGCGCCATCAAATATTCCAGCCACCCCGGGGAGGTCGATACCCACGTTGCCCGCACGGCGCCGGTTTGCTCCTCGTGTCACCATAACGGCGGGCTTAAGCCAGACAGCGATATTTCCCAGCGCACCCGCATCCTCCCGGCGACGGAAAACACCCCCCGTCGCATGGGAATTGTCACCCCGATCGAAAACCAGCCCTCATGTTCCCAGGCCTCCTGCCACGTCCACCCCGCCACTGACAATGTGCTCGGCATTCTGGAAGTGGTCATGTCCCTGAAAAATACCGACCAGGAACTGGCGAGTTTCAATCAGCGCACTCTGCTTTTCGGCACACTCGTCTTCGCCCTGACCGGGGTGGCGATATTCTGGACCATCTACCGTTTCGTCAAACGACCAGTCAGGGATCTCATCCGGTATACACGTCGCATCAGTTCCGGCGCCCCCCCGACCGCCATTCTCTCCCTGGACCAGAGTGATGAAATTGGAGAGCTGGCCTCGGCCGTGTCCACCATGCACGAAAAAATCAACGAAAAGCACAAGGAGTTGTTGCACCAGAAAGAAGAGTACCAGACCCTTTTCGATCACGTACCATGCATTGTCACCGTGCAGGACCGAAACTTCCAGCTTATCAGCTACAACCGGGAATTCTCGGATAAATTCAACCCGAGCGCCGGTGATTTCTGCTTCCGGGCTTACAAGGGCCGCCATGAAAAATGTCCTGACTGTCCTGTGGAGCGGACCTTTGCCGACGGCTGCAGTCATTCCAGCGAGGAGAGCGTGGTCCGCGACGGTCAGGAAGTCCACTGGCTGGTAACCACCTCCCCGATCTGCGACGCTGAAGGCCGCATCGTGGCCGCAATGGAGATGTGCTTGGACATCACGCCGCGCAAGCGACTCGAACGCCAGCTGGCCATGTCCGAAAAAAAATACCACGCGATTTTCAACAATATTCCCAATCCCGTCTTTGTTCTGGATCCCGAAAAACTCTTCATCCTGGACTGCAACGACAGTGTGCAGGCCGTATACGGCTACACCCGGGAGGAGATTCTCAACCGTCCCTTCGCCGACCTTTTTTTCGACGACGACCGCGACCATTACCTCCCCCGGCTCCATGAATGTCTGGTCATCAACCAAGCCCGGCAACAAACGAAAGACAAACGGCGAATCTTCGTGACCATTCGAGTCTCGCCCTCCCAATACCCCGGACAGCAGGTTCTCCTGGTCACCACCAGCGACATCACCAAGCGTCTGGAAGCCGAGCAGCAGCTCATCCAAGCCAGCAAAATGGCCACTTTGGGGGAAATGGCCACCGGCGTCGCCCACGAACTCAACCAACCCCTGTCGGTGATCAAAACCGCCAGCACCTTTTTCGTCCGCAAAATCGACAAGAACGAGCCCATCGCCCCCGAAACGCTGGCCTCCATGGCCCGTGAAATCGACGGGCATGTGGACCGGGCCACCAAAATCATCAATCACATGCGGGAATTCGGCCACAAGTCCGAGCACAAACTCTACCCCGTGCAGGTCAACACCGTCTTGCAGCGCGCGTTTGAGATTTTCAGTCAACAGCTCAAATTGCGTCAGATCGAGATTTCCTGGAACCTTGAAACCGCCTTGCCCCACATCCAAGCCGATCCCGACCGCTTAGAGCAAGTTTTTATCAACCTGCTCATCAACGCCCGAGACGCCATTGAAACCCGGCATGCCTCGGCCCCGGAAAAGGCGGAAAAGCGGATTACTCTGGCCAGTCGGTTCGCCGACGACCAGGTCCAGGTCTGTATCACCGACTCCGGGATCGGCATTGCCCCCGGTGACCGGGACAAGATTTTCGAACCCTTCTACACGACCAAGGAAGTCGGCAAAGGCACCGGCCTGGGGCTGTCCATCAGCTATGGCATCATCCAGGAGTGTGGTGGCCGGATTACCGTCTTCTCCCACGGCCCCGGACACGGGGCGACATTCAGCCTCCATTTCCCTCCCCACCCGACAAGTGCATGA
- a CDS encoding RrF2 family transcriptional regulator: MRLSTRSRYGIRLMLDIAQQGQHGPVALRDVADRQDISLKYLEKLSRRLRESGFLMSRLGAKGGYVLGRPAAEITIKELIESLEGHVGLVQCWLEEKACSRVDQCLAYSLWARINEVLARELNAITLADMLFENRMCLLEGPKIPCMGGNETCSLDEGDKEIS, translated from the coding sequence ATGCGACTGAGTACACGAAGCCGGTACGGCATCCGTTTGATGCTCGATATCGCCCAGCAGGGGCAACACGGGCCCGTCGCCCTGCGCGATGTGGCTGATCGTCAGGATATTTCACTTAAGTATCTGGAAAAATTGTCCAGGAGACTTAGAGAGTCCGGCTTTCTGATGAGCCGTTTGGGGGCCAAGGGGGGCTATGTTTTGGGGCGGCCCGCTGCAGAGATCACGATCAAGGAGTTGATCGAGAGCCTTGAAGGCCATGTCGGCCTCGTGCAGTGCTGGCTGGAAGAGAAGGCGTGTTCCCGGGTGGACCAGTGCCTGGCGTATAGCTTATGGGCGCGGATCAACGAAGTGCTGGCCCGCGAACTCAATGCCATCACCCTTGCCGACATGCTTTTTGAAAACCGGATGTGCCTGCTCGAAGGACCGAAAATCCCCTGTATGGGGGGCAATGAGACCTGCTCTCTGGACGAGGGGGACAAGGAAATATCTTGA
- a CDS encoding lipoate--protein ligase, giving the protein MLCIWNHSTDPAFNLAMEEYCLTQRQEDFLLLWRNRPAVIIGKNQNARAEIHSAFVEEHDIAVIRRLSGGGAVFHDLGNVNFTFIASHSGEKRIDFRRFAEPVVQALQSLGVPAVFDGRNDVTVEGAKISGNAQYVHKNRVLHHGTLLFAADTRLLSGALRADPLKFATKAVKSVRKRVANIVDFLPQALDVETFMATLLEYFLSHNPESTVAGFSDADTEAITALREAKYATWEWNFGAAPPYTQRYVLRSAAGGTLEAALDVRGGAIQNARIWGDYFGVRSIGDVEAKLHGVALTKEALYATLAELPLEAYLWNIDLEELLAVLLGQPPAQPREVADPAAAGS; this is encoded by the coding sequence ATGCTCTGCATCTGGAACCATTCCACTGATCCGGCCTTCAATTTGGCCATGGAAGAATACTGCCTGACCCAGCGTCAGGAGGATTTTTTGCTCCTGTGGCGCAATCGACCGGCGGTGATTATCGGGAAAAATCAAAACGCCAGAGCGGAAATCCACTCCGCCTTTGTTGAGGAACATGATATCGCCGTTATCCGGCGTCTTTCCGGTGGTGGCGCGGTCTTTCACGACCTCGGCAATGTCAATTTTACCTTTATCGCCTCACATAGCGGGGAAAAGCGTATTGATTTCCGCCGATTCGCCGAGCCGGTGGTTCAAGCGTTACAGTCGCTTGGCGTGCCGGCTGTTTTTGACGGGCGTAACGATGTGACCGTCGAGGGGGCCAAGATCTCCGGCAACGCGCAATATGTCCATAAAAATCGCGTCCTGCACCACGGCACTCTTTTGTTCGCCGCTGATACCCGTCTTCTGTCCGGGGCCCTTCGAGCGGATCCGCTCAAGTTCGCGACCAAGGCGGTCAAATCGGTCCGCAAACGGGTAGCCAATATTGTTGATTTTCTACCCCAGGCCCTGGATGTAGAGACATTTATGGCCACTTTGCTGGAGTATTTTCTGTCCCACAATCCGGAGAGTACGGTAGCTGGTTTCAGTGACGCAGACACCGAAGCCATAACCGCGCTACGCGAGGCCAAGTATGCCACCTGGGAGTGGAATTTCGGGGCTGCCCCGCCGTATACCCAGCGTTACGTGCTGCGTTCGGCTGCGGGGGGGACGTTGGAAGCGGCCCTGGATGTCCGGGGCGGGGCTATTCAAAACGCTCGGATTTGGGGGGACTATTTCGGGGTGCGCTCTATTGGAGATGTCGAGGCCAAGCTCCACGGGGTCGCGCTGACGAAGGAGGCGCTGTACGCAACCCTCGCCGAGCTGCCGTTGGAAGCGTACCTCTGGAATATCGATCTCGAGGAACTGCTGGCTGTGTTGCTTGGGCAGCCTCCGGCACAGCCTCGGGAAGTGGCGGATCCTGCTGCGGCGGGCTCCTGA